The Musa acuminata AAA Group cultivar baxijiao chromosome BXJ2-2, Cavendish_Baxijiao_AAA, whole genome shotgun sequence genome has a segment encoding these proteins:
- the LOC135605477 gene encoding uncharacterized protein LOC135605477 isoform X1 — MNNMQFWQQQLMCKQLQEPQRQQQLQQLDEGARHPSPHNQLSAVAKPATGNQPPATLNEMAVNDAYNYVWPNDFVGGMHNLPNNSLIFTAGNTNWVQSNISPAMHNLVNGVVLSDCQSDTMRSVGFMSHQIDQTYHGIPVSGTSTVNQYSHLGISNNCHDLVTEADATHAKASYTSRTFQTDQRSAAQVCLQDKTLATTHNFKGKHFFGNSPVQDLGNDVTSGSFQSTNNLQHSVHFQEFHGRQEQDSSVNLQGKPISQVGTSSGVASLDPIEQKLLFGTDDDNCGFSFGGSLISSMGVDMHGHSSENDHVVTFPSIQSGSWSALMQDAVQASSSNNRLQEGWTGLNSQKSEQLMVKPPIMTNDNGKRPSAWDDRNLQSASSLTSTTVPLFNDADSILGSSTSPSDQHCFKSAHEENNGVLTEAPHASFLSTAQGAHNSEFYHSCDQSQLSEGGLHAERPSTSGVWSGQSIKHHDKNPGDIQFKSQNIGSGWGDQQNLTMSNASLQSVTRLNGWKTSHPMACRGGNTSNYHENDENLWNTSENHVNLNSGLQPLKSYIGSPKVQAEDSLVGNLNSNNLILNQDMRQQASNAQQSVLGRHFALNTCVNSEIDQDVEKKQNQPSKRQKIWESSASTTVERLGENHENERDHGTVNLGDGYVGNMTTEKSLLTGKDQYPLVSGSQSFSIQSCQHTVDSKMLQNSLGSLRTMGPSFPPNHKFVGKTEFAGHKASSDPAIVSKMIAVGTKELQSRNTMPVCASNSSFDGSTAQYSQNETISQTSNNMLELLHKVDWSRNDHSVNASDLPAQAAAETSVTHPHFDWSSNLRGFGLRLAPPSQRQPPLKYASLSQKSIDDANNWQLDKEAGCQNQPLSNSTSSVRPVPSLDEAWKRKNCDKTSSLYVQKHEELPEANEHFIFSSAVASNIPLAGNQLQEQQQQLQQQHISSTQDHLVQQQQQQHISLKTIHDVQDQSVKFSFSNQANASQRVQNSSLVRQPCDSHIMAVPGQSVQTSLPAPAGRFSTPGDASFAETPVPVGSQFSSGGTNYTNSTFASLSQTTSSGQQVPVVGTKSFSQSSISSMSQQVAFPKMLHNMWRNISPQQQQAGINRQILAANILQSIVNNDSITSLWGMPKEGDQVNKEGSATPEVGTSSANSQKEENPLWGKSLNLMHTEKVDDVCKSISASQGEEAAVTKPPLDGGSNVQISTLVDNHQHDTPCSPVLRSPLTSIASYSSDIGISGCMSKPSDVQQQNHSLLHQLQSTKASDSDVNNLTGKGPKGVGFNASRMNFNIDQRFDLRQNKIFRIPADGKVGPASHISFPPDSKPPSFASNDSDESNPSTSTAGQHDLQAHMHPTSTTSTANIMGGSDCTNIGPQMVPSWLECYGTYQNGRSVAVCDAQRSQIAAIQQYFLQKAPATRDDNYLEQRLDSSHIGSYRQGTLATKSTPGEASPSLLPPDIMDHDIIVRSKKRKITTDVPWNKMVTEPQRLPSFSMAELDWAQAANRFIGKVDDEAETMEDEQFVPQSRRRLILTAQLMHQLIPAVPAVTLKEEAAASYRSVTFTVAKSALADACSLVTSSESDSHVLLGNKNMALGELKTSTKVANDIFSKLMEDFIGRSKKVGTDFSRLDGKTSLLDVRLECQELERFSIMNRLVKFHGRTHADAVGVSSISGAYRRNIFLQRYITALPVSGNLPEGVLCLSL, encoded by the exons ATGAACAATATGCAATTCTGGCAACAGCAGTTGATGTGCAAGCAGCTTCAAGAGCCTCAGAGACAGCAGCAACTTCAGCAGCTGGATGAGGGAGCAAGGCATCCGAGTCCACATAACCAGTTATCTGCTGTAGCAAAACCTGCAACAGGAAATCAGCCGCCTGCAACTTTAAATGAAATGGCAGTCAATGATGCATATAACTACGTGTGGCCAAATGATTTTGTTGGAGGCATGCACAACCTACCAAATAATTCTCTGATATTTACTGCTGGCAACACTAACTGGGTGCAGTCCAATATCTCTCCTGCCATGCACAATCTAGTAAATGGGGTTGTTTTATCAGATTGTCAAAGTGACACAATGCGATCTGTGGGTTTTATGTCACACCAGATTGATCAAACTTATCATGGCATTCCTGTTTCAGGCACCAGCACTGTAAATCAGTATTCTCACCTGGGAATATCCAATAATTGCCATGATCTAGTGACTGAGGCAGATGCAACACATGCAAAGgcatcatatacatctagaaCTTTTCAAACTGATCAGCGATCGGCTGCACAGGTTTGCTTACAGGATAAGACTTTGGCTACTACACACAATTTCAAGGGGAAACACTTCTTTGGGAATTCACCAGTACAAGATTTGGGTAATGATGTCACATCAGGAAGCTTTCAATCAACAAACAATCTGCAGCACAGTGTTCATTTTCAGGAATTTCATGGTAGGCAAGAACAAGATTCATCTGTTAATTTGCAGGGAAAGCCAATATCACAGGTAGGAACTTCTAGTGGTGTTGCTAGTCTAGACCCTATAGAACAGAAGCTTTTGTTTGGAACTGATGATGATAACTGTGGATTTTCATTTGGTGGGAGTCTAATATCTAGCATGGGTGTAGATATGCATGGCCACTCTTCGGAGAATGATCATGTTGTTACATTCCCTTCTATCCAAAGTGGGAGCTGGAGTGCTCTTATGCAAGATGCTGTACAAGCTTCTAGTAGTAACAACAGGCTCCAGGAAGGGTGGACTGGCTTGAATTCTCAAAAATCGGAGCAACTGATGGTCAAGCCTCCTATTATGACTAATGACAATGGGAAGCGGCCATCTGCTTGGGATGATAGAAACCTTCAGAGTGCATCATCTTTAACTTCAACTACTGTTCCTTTGTTTAATGATGCTGATTCAATCCTAGGCTCATCCACTTCCCCTAGCGATCAGCATTGTTTTAAGTCTGCTCATGAAGAAAACAATGGGGTTTTGACTGAGGCACCCCATGCGTCATTCTTGTCGACCGCCCAAGGTGCACATAACTCTGAGTTCTATCACAGTTGTGACCAATCCCAGCTATCAGAAGGTGGTCTTCATGCTGAAAGGCCTTCAACTAGTGGAGTATGGTCTGGGCAGAGCATTAAACATCATGACAAGAACCCTGGGGACATTCAGTTTAAGTCACAGAACATAGGGTCTGGTTGGGGTGACCAACAAAACTTGACCATGTCCAATGCCTCTCTTCAGTCTGTTACTAGGTTAAATGGTTGGAAAACAAGTCATCCAATGGCGTGTAGGGGCGGTAACACTTCAAATTATCatgaaaatgatgaaaatttGTGGAATACCAGTGAGAATCATGTTAATCTGAATTCTGGATTGCAACCACTCAAATCCTATATTGGCAGTCCCAAGGTTCAAGCAGAAGATTCCTTAGTAGGTAATTTAAACTCGAACAACTTAATACTCAACCAGGATATGCGTCAGCAGGCAAGTAATGCTCAGCAAAGTGTTTTAGGGAGACACTTTGCCCTCAACACGTGTGTGAATTCTGAAATTGACCAAGATGTTGAAAAGAAACAGAATCAGCCAAGCAAGAGACAAAAAATTTGGGAATCATCTGCAAGTACTACTGTGGAAAGATTGGGCGAGAACCATGAGAATGAAAGGGATCATGGAACAGTGAACTTAGGTGATGGTTATGTTGGAAATATGACAACAGAGAAGTCCCTGTTGACTGGCAAGGACCAATATCCTCTTGTGAGTGGAAGCCAAAGTTTCTCAATTCAGTCTTGTCAACATACTGTGGATTCTAAAATGTTGCAGAATTCACTGGGAAGTTTGAGAACTATGGGGCCTTCTTTCCCACCCAATCATAAGTTTGTTGGGAAGACAGAGTTTGCTGGTCATAAAGCTTCCAGTGATCCTGCAATTGTGTCCAAG ATGATTGCAGTGGGAACCAAGGAACTGCAGTCTAGAAATACTATGCCTGTCTGTGCCTCTAACAGTTCTTTTGATGGTTCAACTGCTCAGTATTCACAGAATGAAACTATTTCTCAAACAAG CAATAATATGCTTGAGCTTCTTCACAAGGTTGACTGGTCAAGGAATGACCATTCTGTGAATGCATCTGATCTACCTGCACAAGCTGCTGCTGAAACTTCTGTTACTCATCCTCACTTTGATTGGTCTTCTAACTTGCGAGGTTTTGGGTTACGATTGGCTCCACCATCACAAAGGCAACCACCATTAAAATATGCGTCACTTTCTCAAAAGTCCATAGATGATGCTAACAATTGGCAATTAGACAAAGAGGCAGGATGTCAAAATCAGCCACTGTCCAATTCTACATCTTCAGTTCGACCTGTTCCTTCCCTTGATGAAGCATGGAAAAGAAAAAATTGTGATAAAACGTCCAGCCTATATGTACAGAAACACGAGGAACTCCCAGAAGCAAATGAACATTTTATCTTCTCGTCAGCTGTGGCTTCTAATATTCCTTTAGCAGGAAATCAACTGcaggaacagcagcagcagcttcaACAGCAACACATTTCTAGCACTCAAGATCACCtggtgcagcagcagcagcaacaacacatTTCCCTCAAAACTATTCATGATGTACAGGATCAGTCTGTCAAATTTTCCTTCAGTAACCAAGCTAACGCAAgtcaacgagttcaaaattcttcACTTGTGAGGCAGCCATGTGACTCTCACATTATGGCTGTACCTGGCCAATCTGTTCAGACATCATTGCCTGCACCGGCTGGTAGATTTTCAACTCCAGGTGATGCTTCGTTTGCTGAAACTCCTGTACCTGTTGGTTCACAATTTTCTTCTGGAGGAACAAATTACACAAATTCAACATTTGCAAGCTTGTCTCAGACTACAAGCTCTGGCCAACAAGTACCTGTTGTAGGAACAAAGTCATTTTCACAATCTTCCATATCAAGCATGTCTCAGCAAGTTGCCTTCCCGAAGATGTTGCACAATATGTGGAGAAATATATCACCTCAACAACAACAAGCTGGTATCAATCGTCAAATACTTGCTGCAAACATACTTCAGTCCATAGTGAATAATGATAGCATTACAAGTTTGTGGGGCATGCCAAAGGAAGGTGATCAAGTAAACAAGGAAGGAAGTGCTACTCCTGAAGTTGGTACAAGTTCTGCTAATTCACAAAAAGAAGAGAATCcactttggggcaaatctttgaaTCTTATGCACACTGAGAAGGTGGATGATGTTTGTAAGTCAATTAGTGCATCCCAGGGAGAAGAAGCAGCAGTCACAAAACCACCTTTGGATGGAGGTTCTAATGTCCAAATATCAACTTTGGTTGATAATCATCAGCATGATACTCCTTGCTCTCCAGTATTACGTTCTCCTTTAACAAGTATTGCTTCTTATAGCAGTGATATTGGCATCTCTGGATGCATGTCAAAACCTTCGGATGTTCAACAACAAAACCATTCACTACTTCATCAATTACAATCCACGAAAGCTTCTGATTCTGATGTAAACAACTTGACAGGAAAAGGACCAAAAGGTGTTGGTTTTAATGCTTCACGGATGAACTTTAATATAGATCAGAGATTTGATCTCAGGCAGAATAAAATCTTTAGAATTCCTGCAGATGGTAAAGTTGGTCCAGCTTCTCATATTTCGTTCCCTCCAGATTCCAAACCGCCAAGCTTTGCTTCAAATGACAGTGATGAAAGCAATCCAAGCACATCAACAGCTGGACAGCATGATCTCCAAGCTCACATGCATCCCACTAGTACAACTTCCACAGCAAATATAATGGGAGGTAGTGACTGCACCAACATTGGTCCTCAGATGGTTCCTTCCTGGTTAGAATGTTATGGGACCTACCAAAATGGCAGATCTGTTGCTGTTTGTGATGCCCAGAGAAGTCAAATAGCTGCCATTCAACAATACTTTCTCCAGAAAGCTCCTGCAACAAGGGATGATAATTATTTGGAACAAAGACTTGACAGCAGCCACATTGGTAGTTATAGGCAAGGTACACTAGCCACCAAGAGTACTCCTGGTGAGGCATCTCCCTCTTTGCTGCCTCCTGACATTATGGACCATGATATAATTGTAAGATCAAAGAAACGTAAAATCACTACAGATGTACCGTGGAATAAGATGGTCACAGAACCACAAAGGTTGCCAAGCTTCAG tATGGCAGAGTTAGATTGGGCCCAGGCTGCAAACAGATTTATTGGAAAG GTGGATGATGAAGCTGAAACTATGGAGGATGAGCAATTTGTGCCTCAGTCACGTAGAAGGCTAATCCTTACTGCTCAGCTCATGCATCAACTTATTCCAGCAGTACCAGCTGTGACGTTGAAAGAAGAGGCAGCGGCTTCTTATAGAAGCGTGACATTCACTGTTGCCAAATCGGCACTTGCTGATGCGTGCAGCCTGGTCACTTCCTCAGAAAGTGATTCCCATGTGCTGTTGGGAAATAAAAACAT GGCTTTGGGAGAGCTTAAGACTTCCACGAAGGTGGCGAATGACATTTTCTCAAAGCTCATGGAAGATTTCATTGGTAGATCCAAGAAAGTTGGaactgatttctcaag
- the LOC135605477 gene encoding uncharacterized protein LOC135605477 isoform X2, giving the protein MNNMQFWQQQLMCKQLQEPQRQQQLQQLDEGARHPSPHNQLSAVAKPATGNQPPATLNEMAVNDAYNYVWPNDFVGGMHNLPNNSLIFTAGNTNWVQSNISPAMHNLVNGVVLSDCQSDTMRSVGFMSHQIDQTYHGIPVSGTSTVNQYSHLGISNNCHDLVTEADATHAKASYTSRTFQTDQRSAAQVCLQDKTLATTHNFKGKHFFGNSPVQDLGNDVTSGSFQSTNNLQHSVHFQEFHGRQEQDSSVNLQGKPISQVGTSSGVASLDPIEQKLLFGTDDDNCGFSFGGSLISSMGVDMHGHSSENDHVVTFPSIQSGSWSALMQDAVQASSSNNRLQEGWTGLNSQKSEQLMVKPPIMTNDNGKRPSAWDDRNLQSASSLTSTTVPLFNDADSILGSSTSPSDQHCFKSAHEENNGVLTEAPHASFLSTAQGAHNSEFYHSCDQSQLSEGGLHAERPSTSGVWSGQSIKHHDKNPGDIQFKSQNIGSGWGDQQNLTMSNASLQSVTRLNGWKTSHPMACRGGNTSNYHENDENLWNTSENHVNLNSGLQPLKSYIGSPKVQAEDSLVGNLNSNNLILNQDMRQQASNAQQSVLGRHFALNTCVNSEIDQDVEKKQNQPSKRQKIWESSASTTVERLGENHENERDHGTVNLGDGYVGNMTTEKSLLTGKDQYPLVSGSQSFSIQSCQHTVDSKMLQNSLGSLRTMGPSFPPNHKFVGKTEFAGHKASSDPAIVSKMIAVGTKELQSRNTMPVCASNSSFDGSTAQYSQNETISQTSNNMLELLHKVDWSRNDHSVNASDLPAQAAAETSVTHPHFDWSSNLRGFGLRLAPPSQRQPPLKYASLSQKSIDDANNWQLDKEAGCQNQPLSNSTSSVRPVPSLDEAWKRKNCDKTSSLYVQKHEELPEANEHFIFSSAVASNIPLAGNQLQEQQQQLQQQHISSTQDHLVQQQQQQHISLKTIHDVQDQSVKFSFSNQANASQRVQNSSLVRQPCDSHIMAVPGQSVQTSLPAPAGRFSTPGDASFAETPVPVGSQFSSGGTNYTNSTFASLSQTTSSGQQVPVVGTKSFSQSSISSMSQQVAFPKMLHNMWRNISPQQQQAGINRQILAANILQSIVNNDSITSLWGMPKEGDQVNKEGSATPEVGTSSANSQKEENPLWGKSLNLMHTEKVDDVCKSISASQGEEAAVTKPPLDGGSNVQISTLVDNHQHDTPCSPVLRSPLTSIASYSSDIGISGCMSKPSDVQQQNHSLLHQLQSTKASDSDVNNLTGKGPKGVGFNASRMNFNIDQRFDLRQNKIFRIPADGKVGPASHISFPPDSKPPSFASNDSDESNPSTSTAGQHDLQAHMHPTSTTSTANIMGGSDCTNIGPQMVPSWLECYGTYQNGRSVAVCDAQRSQIAAIQQYFLQKAPATRDDNYLEQRLDSSHIGSYRQGTLATKSTPGEASPSLLPPDIMDHDIIVRSKKRKITTDVPWNKMVTEPQRLPSFRWMMKLKLWRMSNLCLSHVEG; this is encoded by the exons ATGAACAATATGCAATTCTGGCAACAGCAGTTGATGTGCAAGCAGCTTCAAGAGCCTCAGAGACAGCAGCAACTTCAGCAGCTGGATGAGGGAGCAAGGCATCCGAGTCCACATAACCAGTTATCTGCTGTAGCAAAACCTGCAACAGGAAATCAGCCGCCTGCAACTTTAAATGAAATGGCAGTCAATGATGCATATAACTACGTGTGGCCAAATGATTTTGTTGGAGGCATGCACAACCTACCAAATAATTCTCTGATATTTACTGCTGGCAACACTAACTGGGTGCAGTCCAATATCTCTCCTGCCATGCACAATCTAGTAAATGGGGTTGTTTTATCAGATTGTCAAAGTGACACAATGCGATCTGTGGGTTTTATGTCACACCAGATTGATCAAACTTATCATGGCATTCCTGTTTCAGGCACCAGCACTGTAAATCAGTATTCTCACCTGGGAATATCCAATAATTGCCATGATCTAGTGACTGAGGCAGATGCAACACATGCAAAGgcatcatatacatctagaaCTTTTCAAACTGATCAGCGATCGGCTGCACAGGTTTGCTTACAGGATAAGACTTTGGCTACTACACACAATTTCAAGGGGAAACACTTCTTTGGGAATTCACCAGTACAAGATTTGGGTAATGATGTCACATCAGGAAGCTTTCAATCAACAAACAATCTGCAGCACAGTGTTCATTTTCAGGAATTTCATGGTAGGCAAGAACAAGATTCATCTGTTAATTTGCAGGGAAAGCCAATATCACAGGTAGGAACTTCTAGTGGTGTTGCTAGTCTAGACCCTATAGAACAGAAGCTTTTGTTTGGAACTGATGATGATAACTGTGGATTTTCATTTGGTGGGAGTCTAATATCTAGCATGGGTGTAGATATGCATGGCCACTCTTCGGAGAATGATCATGTTGTTACATTCCCTTCTATCCAAAGTGGGAGCTGGAGTGCTCTTATGCAAGATGCTGTACAAGCTTCTAGTAGTAACAACAGGCTCCAGGAAGGGTGGACTGGCTTGAATTCTCAAAAATCGGAGCAACTGATGGTCAAGCCTCCTATTATGACTAATGACAATGGGAAGCGGCCATCTGCTTGGGATGATAGAAACCTTCAGAGTGCATCATCTTTAACTTCAACTACTGTTCCTTTGTTTAATGATGCTGATTCAATCCTAGGCTCATCCACTTCCCCTAGCGATCAGCATTGTTTTAAGTCTGCTCATGAAGAAAACAATGGGGTTTTGACTGAGGCACCCCATGCGTCATTCTTGTCGACCGCCCAAGGTGCACATAACTCTGAGTTCTATCACAGTTGTGACCAATCCCAGCTATCAGAAGGTGGTCTTCATGCTGAAAGGCCTTCAACTAGTGGAGTATGGTCTGGGCAGAGCATTAAACATCATGACAAGAACCCTGGGGACATTCAGTTTAAGTCACAGAACATAGGGTCTGGTTGGGGTGACCAACAAAACTTGACCATGTCCAATGCCTCTCTTCAGTCTGTTACTAGGTTAAATGGTTGGAAAACAAGTCATCCAATGGCGTGTAGGGGCGGTAACACTTCAAATTATCatgaaaatgatgaaaatttGTGGAATACCAGTGAGAATCATGTTAATCTGAATTCTGGATTGCAACCACTCAAATCCTATATTGGCAGTCCCAAGGTTCAAGCAGAAGATTCCTTAGTAGGTAATTTAAACTCGAACAACTTAATACTCAACCAGGATATGCGTCAGCAGGCAAGTAATGCTCAGCAAAGTGTTTTAGGGAGACACTTTGCCCTCAACACGTGTGTGAATTCTGAAATTGACCAAGATGTTGAAAAGAAACAGAATCAGCCAAGCAAGAGACAAAAAATTTGGGAATCATCTGCAAGTACTACTGTGGAAAGATTGGGCGAGAACCATGAGAATGAAAGGGATCATGGAACAGTGAACTTAGGTGATGGTTATGTTGGAAATATGACAACAGAGAAGTCCCTGTTGACTGGCAAGGACCAATATCCTCTTGTGAGTGGAAGCCAAAGTTTCTCAATTCAGTCTTGTCAACATACTGTGGATTCTAAAATGTTGCAGAATTCACTGGGAAGTTTGAGAACTATGGGGCCTTCTTTCCCACCCAATCATAAGTTTGTTGGGAAGACAGAGTTTGCTGGTCATAAAGCTTCCAGTGATCCTGCAATTGTGTCCAAG ATGATTGCAGTGGGAACCAAGGAACTGCAGTCTAGAAATACTATGCCTGTCTGTGCCTCTAACAGTTCTTTTGATGGTTCAACTGCTCAGTATTCACAGAATGAAACTATTTCTCAAACAAG CAATAATATGCTTGAGCTTCTTCACAAGGTTGACTGGTCAAGGAATGACCATTCTGTGAATGCATCTGATCTACCTGCACAAGCTGCTGCTGAAACTTCTGTTACTCATCCTCACTTTGATTGGTCTTCTAACTTGCGAGGTTTTGGGTTACGATTGGCTCCACCATCACAAAGGCAACCACCATTAAAATATGCGTCACTTTCTCAAAAGTCCATAGATGATGCTAACAATTGGCAATTAGACAAAGAGGCAGGATGTCAAAATCAGCCACTGTCCAATTCTACATCTTCAGTTCGACCTGTTCCTTCCCTTGATGAAGCATGGAAAAGAAAAAATTGTGATAAAACGTCCAGCCTATATGTACAGAAACACGAGGAACTCCCAGAAGCAAATGAACATTTTATCTTCTCGTCAGCTGTGGCTTCTAATATTCCTTTAGCAGGAAATCAACTGcaggaacagcagcagcagcttcaACAGCAACACATTTCTAGCACTCAAGATCACCtggtgcagcagcagcagcaacaacacatTTCCCTCAAAACTATTCATGATGTACAGGATCAGTCTGTCAAATTTTCCTTCAGTAACCAAGCTAACGCAAgtcaacgagttcaaaattcttcACTTGTGAGGCAGCCATGTGACTCTCACATTATGGCTGTACCTGGCCAATCTGTTCAGACATCATTGCCTGCACCGGCTGGTAGATTTTCAACTCCAGGTGATGCTTCGTTTGCTGAAACTCCTGTACCTGTTGGTTCACAATTTTCTTCTGGAGGAACAAATTACACAAATTCAACATTTGCAAGCTTGTCTCAGACTACAAGCTCTGGCCAACAAGTACCTGTTGTAGGAACAAAGTCATTTTCACAATCTTCCATATCAAGCATGTCTCAGCAAGTTGCCTTCCCGAAGATGTTGCACAATATGTGGAGAAATATATCACCTCAACAACAACAAGCTGGTATCAATCGTCAAATACTTGCTGCAAACATACTTCAGTCCATAGTGAATAATGATAGCATTACAAGTTTGTGGGGCATGCCAAAGGAAGGTGATCAAGTAAACAAGGAAGGAAGTGCTACTCCTGAAGTTGGTACAAGTTCTGCTAATTCACAAAAAGAAGAGAATCcactttggggcaaatctttgaaTCTTATGCACACTGAGAAGGTGGATGATGTTTGTAAGTCAATTAGTGCATCCCAGGGAGAAGAAGCAGCAGTCACAAAACCACCTTTGGATGGAGGTTCTAATGTCCAAATATCAACTTTGGTTGATAATCATCAGCATGATACTCCTTGCTCTCCAGTATTACGTTCTCCTTTAACAAGTATTGCTTCTTATAGCAGTGATATTGGCATCTCTGGATGCATGTCAAAACCTTCGGATGTTCAACAACAAAACCATTCACTACTTCATCAATTACAATCCACGAAAGCTTCTGATTCTGATGTAAACAACTTGACAGGAAAAGGACCAAAAGGTGTTGGTTTTAATGCTTCACGGATGAACTTTAATATAGATCAGAGATTTGATCTCAGGCAGAATAAAATCTTTAGAATTCCTGCAGATGGTAAAGTTGGTCCAGCTTCTCATATTTCGTTCCCTCCAGATTCCAAACCGCCAAGCTTTGCTTCAAATGACAGTGATGAAAGCAATCCAAGCACATCAACAGCTGGACAGCATGATCTCCAAGCTCACATGCATCCCACTAGTACAACTTCCACAGCAAATATAATGGGAGGTAGTGACTGCACCAACATTGGTCCTCAGATGGTTCCTTCCTGGTTAGAATGTTATGGGACCTACCAAAATGGCAGATCTGTTGCTGTTTGTGATGCCCAGAGAAGTCAAATAGCTGCCATTCAACAATACTTTCTCCAGAAAGCTCCTGCAACAAGGGATGATAATTATTTGGAACAAAGACTTGACAGCAGCCACATTGGTAGTTATAGGCAAGGTACACTAGCCACCAAGAGTACTCCTGGTGAGGCATCTCCCTCTTTGCTGCCTCCTGACATTATGGACCATGATATAATTGTAAGATCAAAGAAACGTAAAATCACTACAGATGTACCGTGGAATAAGATGGTCACAGAACCACAAAGGTTGCCAAGCTTCAG GTGGATGATGAAGCTGAAACTATGGAGGATGAGCAATTTGTGCCTCAGTCACGTAGAAGGCTAA